Proteins from a single region of Gossypium arboreum isolate Shixiya-1 chromosome 1, ASM2569848v2, whole genome shotgun sequence:
- the LOC108483426 gene encoding probable histone H2B.1: MAPKAEKKPAEKKPAEEKKTTVAEKSPAEKKPKAGKKLPKEGGAAGDKKKKKAKKSVETYKIYIFKVLKQVHPDIGISSKAMGIMNSFINDIFEKLAQEASRLARYNKKPTITSREIQTAVRLVLPGELAKHAVSEGTKAVTKFTSS; encoded by the coding sequence ATGGCGCCCAAAGCCGAGAAGAAGCCTGCTGAGAAGAAGCCGGCCGAGGAGAAAAAGACTACCGTCGCTGAGAAATCCCCTGCCGAGAAGAAGCCGAAGGCCGGTAAGAAGCTTCCCAAAGAAGGCGGTGCGGCCGgagacaagaagaagaagaaggccaAGAAGAGCGTGGAGACCTACAAGATCTACATCTTCAAGGTCCTTAAGCAAGTCCATCCTGATATCGGTATCTCAAGCAAGGCTATGGGGATCATGAACAGTTTCATCAACGATATCTTCGAGAAGCTTGCTCAGGAAGCTTCTAGACTCGCGAGGTACAACAAGAAGCCAACGATTACTTCCAGGGAAATCCAGACCGCAGTTAGGCTTGTACTTCCCGGCGAGCTTGCCAAACACGCCGTCTCTGAAGGTACTAAGGCGGTTACCAAGTttactagctcttga
- the LOC108482848 gene encoding chitinase 2-like has protein sequence MPSNLCILHSNAYILTRVILQLQAYITAAMESSKLLIALFVVQVFFPCHMSIQAAPENSDLFREYIGAEFNNVKFTDVPIDSNVEFHFILSFAIDCDSTSCSSPTNGKFNVFWDSDNLSPSQVSSIKSTHSNVKVALSLGGDSVGDSYASFDPSSVDSWVSNALSSLIDIMQEYHLDGIDIDYEHFNADPDTFAECIGKLVKTLKNNGVISFASIAPFDDDDVQSHYKALWQSYGDLIDYVNFHQFYAYDQGTTVSQFISYFNTQSSNYNGGKVLASFISDGSGGLTPENGFFIACSRLKSETKLHGIFVWSADDS, from the exons ATGCCTTCAAACCTTTGTATTCTGCATTCTAACGCCTATATATTGACGAGAGTAATTCTTCAACTCCAAGCCTACATCACAGCAGCAATGGAGTCTTCTAAGCTTCTCATTGCCCTTTTCGTTGTTCAAGTTTTCTTCCCTTGCCATATGTCAATCCAAGCAGCACCCGAGAACTCGGACCTTTTCCGAGAATACATAGGAGCTGAATTCAACAACGTTAAATTCACTGATGTTCCCATTGATTCAAACGTTGAATTCCACTTCATTCTTTCATTTGCCATAGACTGTGACAGCACCTCATGTTCTTCTCCAACAAATGGGAAGTTCAATGTCTTTTGGGACTCTGATAACCTTAGTCCTTCCCAAGTTTCTTCCATCAAGAGCACCCATTCAAATGTTAAAGTAGCTTTGAGCTTAGGAGGGGACAGTGTGGGAGATAGCTATGCTTCCTTCGACCCTTCCTCTGTAGATTCTTGGGTTTCTAATGCACTTTCTTCACTCATAGATATCATGCAAGAGTACCATTTGGATGGGATTGATATTGACTATGAGCACTTCAATGCCGATCCTGACACCTTCGCTGAGTGCATTGGGAAACTCGTAAAAACCCTCAAGAATAATGGAGTGATCTCTTTCGCTTCCATAGCTCCATTTGACGATGATGATGTTCAAAGTCATTACAAGGCCTTGTGGCAAAGCTATGGTGACCTCATAGACTATGTCAACTTTCA CCAGTTTTACGCCTATGATCAAGGAACAACGGTTTCTCAGTTCATCAGTTACTTCAACACCCAAAGCTCTAACTATAATGGTGGTAAGGTTTTAGCCAGCTTTATAAGCGACGGCAGCGGTGGCTTGACACCGGAAAACGGCTTCTTTATTGCCTGCAGTAGGCTGAAGAGTGAGACCAAACTCCATGGGATATTTGTTTGGTCAGCAGATGACTCTTAA